The Hevea brasiliensis isolate MT/VB/25A 57/8 chromosome 1, ASM3005281v1, whole genome shotgun sequence DNA segment AAAGAAATGACAAAAAGAAATGATATCAAAATTTGTTGCATGGGTTGCCTTCCAAGAGCGCTtgttttaggtctttagcttgaccatttCTCCCTTCTCATGGAGGTTTAAACAAAGATTTGTCTCCTTTGTTAATAGGTATTCCAATGAACTTATACTTCTATTTCTTTCCATCAATAGTAAAAACACCACTTATTTTGTTCAACATTCCTATTCTACCTTAAGAAGATTTCATGTGAAGTTTAGAAGAAAAAGATTTGAGTTTAACCTTTGGAACCTTAAACTGTGATGGAAGCTTTTTATATTCATCTTGCTTAAGCTCAATTTCATCTTGCACTTTTTTAACACTATCAATAATTTCATTACGTTCAACTAAATGTGCAAAATCCTTCTAAACAATAATCTTATCAAAATCATTCAATTTAGGTTCACTAAACAAATTACTTAAACTCTCATTAACAACTTCTATTCTAAAACATTCATCCTTTTCCATGGAAACTTTAGAAGTACTAGAGACATTGAATTTTACCTCTTCATGCCCAACTCTAAAAGTCAATGTACCTTTATGAACATCAATTAGGGCCTTGCTAGTGGCAAGGAATGGGCGCCCAAGAATTAGAGGTACCTCTTTATCCTCCACCATGTCTAATACAACAAAATCTACAGGAAAGATGAATTTGTTGACTTTTATGAGCACATCCTTCACTACACACCTTGGTATCACCATAGAGCGATCTGCTAATTGTAGAGAAATAGTAGTGGACTTGACCTCTCCTAGTCTCAATTTCCTGAAAACAGAGTAAGGCATAAGATTAATACTTGCACCAAGATCACACAATGCTTTATCAAATTCACAATTGCCTATTTTACAAGGGATAATGAAACTCCTTAGATCTTTAGACTTTAAAGGCAATTTATTCAGAATAATAGCACTACATTCCTCATTAAGCATCATTTTCTCATAATCCTCAAACCTTCTTTTCTTGGATAAAATCTCCTTAAGAAACTTGACATAATTGGGCATCTGTGCTAATGCTTCTGCAAAAGTGTGTTGATATGCAACTTTTTAAACACCTCCAAGAACTTTAGAAAATTTTTATCCTCCTGGTGCTGCTTGAGTCTCTGTTAGGTCACTCTGACGCTCAAATTAGTAAAAGCCACAGAGAGCGCAAATACCAACAAAACAAAAAAGGAATGTTATAGCGCACCTCAAGTGTTGATATGAGTCATATTTATAAAGTAGAGGATAGTATCTTTTTTGTTCTATTTGAGATTTTACCAGCCCATAATAACTCATTTCCTTCTGTATTTTATGGAGGTACCACTTAATATGCCATATATTCCCAACGGATAGAAGGCATACTTTTAGCATGTGACCGATTCTTAATATAGACCCAATCATTTTTTTTATCCGAATACTTACTAAACACCCATCTTTTATCCGAGCAATCACTTCGTCCAAACACCTTGTGACCTATCCGAACACTTGATGTCTTATCCAAACACTTTGTCTCTTAACTGACTACCTTATCTTTATGGATACACGGTCCCTTTCCGAACTTAAGGATCTGAACCGCTTGCCAtttagttcaaaatttgggtCAAACTATATTAGTTTGTATTATTTTAATatgactttaaaaaaaaaaaagaaaatctataatatatataactTTCTTGACAttaacaaattaaattttaaaaaaattaaaaaaatatataacaaactttaattattaagaataaaatacaattatggtaatttgatattatgataattaaaaaaatcaaatttaattgactgtttcaaattaaaatattatgacattattatattatatataaaaaaataaaaaaaaattatattaaaaaattaaattatgagcatTTACAATAAGTATAACATGTAATGCACGTTAAATAAAGCTAGTATAAATTACTTATTTTATGCATAAATTGAGTtataaattttactaaattttggaaattaaattgtaattatgCATTTTggtaattgaaaatttatttttactcTACAATTAATTGCTTTGTTTTCAAGAGTCAATATTGTCGGCATATATAGAAGCTTAGCAGAAATTTCCCAACGTTAGGTTTTTTATTTTTGCTTTCAGTGCTGGTAGTTAAAATTCAGGAAGTCGGTCTTTTTATGTGGAAACATGTTTTCTGACTAAAGGCTTCTTGTGCTGGTGGCGGTcttggttattattattattgaaattttttatttacgaGATATATAAACactcaattaataaaaaattatatttatatatcactaataaaaaattatcactataattttaattaaaataataatcaataattaattgAGTATGTACATCAAATATAGGTATGAATTACTTTATTGTTACTAAATACGTTTACATATTTAATTGGGCATTTCAAAAGTCAAATATTATCTGTTTATATGAGAAGCTTGGTATCATTTcaccgttttttttttttttttttggtgctgATAGTGAAATGGCTGAAGTCGGTGTTAACGATGGAGCGCTAGGTTAAAAAAAATAGGATTAGGAAACGCGTTTCCTGACTGGAGTGTTCATTTTCAAATTCAACCAAATTTTAAGAAGATGGCACCCCTTCTGTTTGGTGAATAAACAAACTTTTTATTTAGAATAATTTTTCAAAAGTCGGCAATTagctatttaaaattattattgtaaTGCTAAAAACTTAATGGTAGGAAAGTGTGCTATCAAGGAAATAGACCTCTTCCCCAACCGAAAGAGTTACTAGCATTTCACCTGGAGTTTCCACCTACATTCTGTGGAAGCCGCTATTGTGTTCGCTTGCTACTTCACTTCTAGGGTTCAATAATTTGAAGGCTGCGCAGGCTTTTGGAATATGATCGAAAGGGCAAGTCCCACATCCGAAAAAGAAGAAAAACGATGAAATGACATTAAATAAAGGCCCATGAAACCAAAAAGGCCCAGACGAAGCCCAATTCCAAAGCAAGCCCATAATGATGTTGGGTCAATGTTGAAGTCTTGATCCAAACAAAGCTTAACACATTTGGATTCTCGATGGCCAACTTAAAATGTTGAATAAACAAACCTTTTgttcaaactaaaatttcaaagttaacagttaactatttaaaattagggctaattaaaaaaaaaaaagttatctatGTGAtagggaaaattaaaaaaaaaaaaaaaagttatctatGTGATTCCAATTATTTTCACTTCAAAATTTGAAGTTTACAGTGTGACAAAATAGTATTTGAGGTTAGGCTCTATTAgcaaattatgatttttttgtcAGATGTCGATTAATCACACTAACATagctttaaaaattaatattaaatgaatgtaaaataattaaaaatatatatatcccAGGCACATTCTATtggaagaaaaataaaaacaaaactgAATACCTCCATTTGGGTTGCCATATATCATCCTTTACTCCATAGATAGAAGAAAATCATATCATTTCCAAATCTTGCAAAATCCTTATCAACCTGTTAAGTAGCAGCCTTCTTTCTCAGTAGGTAGTGCAGGTCAAGCCCATAGATTTTAACAGCAAGTATGAAGTCAGTTTTTGTTATTCCCCCAACTGCATGAGTCTACATATCAATTTTTACGTTGTTCCAACCAAAAAGATGAAGATTTGGATGATGACCTTTTGTTTCAGCTACATTGCCTACTAGCTAGAATAACTCCAACCTTTTAGTGAAAATCTTTACTTTCCATGATCGTTTCAGTTTTGGTGTGCCATCTTCATTCACCAGATTCTATCTAACAACCTTTGACATCACTTCAGTTGCACTTTCTTCTTTAATAGGCCACAAATCATTTGAGTTGCATGGTACACAACTCTCAGGTAAGTATACTTTCATGGAATCATTATTCTTGCAGGAAAATGTATTTGCAATTCCATGTCTCGAATCTATATGTTGATGACTTGTCCCAACTGAGAAAAATGCCACATTCATGACCGATACCTGTCAGCTAGTCTCCATTTCTCCATTTGAACAATATCATTGACCTTTTAATTGTAATCTGAATATTCCATGCTACAAGGTGTACACCCTGAAAGGATTTGAATTCAGTTTGTTAGATATCATCAAATCCATCATTTCTATTTTGCTGAAATTCTTGTATGTAAAATTTGCTGTTGTTATCATTGCTGCTTTCTCGTATAATTTAAGAATATACAATAAATGCATTCATTCGACGTTGCTGAATCTATTTTAGCATCTTTGGAATATTGATCCCTCCAAGGAAAgccacaatttatatatatatatttttgtgttttatattttataattatattataaaattttactaatgataaaatttttaataaattataattttattttaagcatggataaataaataagttgactaatatattatttttaaattgtgaACAAAAGCTAGCTTTCATTTTTATACTTttcaaatattaaataatttcaaaCTCTAAATTTTTTTATAGAAACATCTATTTTTTTGaagaattatataataatttgattttttttatcagtaaaaaaggaaatatattaaaagagaaaGAAATACAGAAGATGCAACACTCCAATAAAACAGACTGTTGCAGAACCCCAATGAGGataaagcaacaataaaaaaacTTAACAAGGTTCATAGAACCAAAACCAGAAACTAGCAACAAAAAATGCAAAACAAAAAAAGTACTCAGAGAAAAacaataaaattatcataatgAAACACTCCTTGCTTGGCTAGATTATCCGCAAAAGCATTAGCCTCACGAGGGATGTGTTTAACCAGCAAAGCTGGAAGATGACTCTTGCATTCAATGATAGAGTTGGCCACTGAAGAGAACCTCCAAGGAGCAGACTCCAAGTTATGAAACCAAGAAACAGCATTCATCAAATCTGATTCAATGAGGATGGAGCTAATTGAAAAAAGATCTCCTACTTACTGACACTAACTTCAAGAGCCTTTGAGATAACTAAAAGTTCTGCTGCATTTGAGTCAATGATACCAACAAAACAAGAAAATAGGCAGATGATATTCCCAAACGAGTCCCTCAATACACCACAAATACCTGACCTCCCTGGTTTTCCGATTGAAGAACCGTCAACATTCCATTTAAAGGAATCGGAAGGCAGAGGAGACCAGGAAACAGCAGGCCTCGATCTTACTTGATTGGTCCAGCACTTGACAGCATCTACAGTGACCAAAAGATTAGCTCCTGAGAAGGGGAATGATGCATCCAAAGCTCGCATCTAGGTAGCCACTCGGACTAAAATGAGTGAGCATAAAGAAATGGTGTCCGTCTCCTTGTTATTAAAAACCATATCATTACGTGATAACCATAGGGACCATACAATTGCATAAAATAAGTTGAGCCAGAATTTACGCTGAAAGTTCCCATAATAAAGAGAGTTCCACTGATTCAAAAGCGCATCCACAGTTTTAGGAAGACAAAATTTCAGATCCCACCAGCTAAAAAACCAGTTCCACAGTCTCCAGGAATGATAACAATGGAGGAAGAGATATGAGACAGATTCCGAAGCATCAGAACAGAGGGGAAAACCACTCTGCGAAGGGGAAATGATGTTAATTGAGCTTAATCGCCCTCTACAGCAAAGGCGATCCCTGCAGGCCAACCAAACTAGTAGTTCCACTTTGGGTGGCAGGAGACCCTGCCAAAGTGATGAGGAACAGAAGGAAACTTGAGTGGAAGCATTAATAAGACAAGAATATAGAGAATGCACAGAGAATGTTCCATTTGTAGCCAGTTTCCAGACAAGCTTATCCTTCCTACTTCTGCAAAGATTAACAGAATTGAGAAGAGCCAAAAGCTGATCCAAAGAGCCATTTTCCCAAGTGAACAGTGACTTGCGCTATAATAGCCTCTACGTCCAGACGTCGTTTTGCCACAACCCCATTTCACTAACAACTGCCTCCTGATTTGAAGAAATAGAGAATAGTCGAGGAAAAGAGAATTTTAGAGGTGCCTCGCCTATCCATTTATCATGCCAGAAATATATTTTTTCTCCATTCCCTAACACGAATAATATATTATCGAAGATATTAAATCCATTGATATTGAATGCCATGGATTCCTAAATGTTTTTCCATACTGAAAAGATTGGCCCACCAGTCACAAGTTGAAGGCCAGAGTCTTTATGAAAAGAATACTTAGATTGCAATGTGTTGACCCAAACTGCCTCAGGTTGCTGCTGTAATCTCCAGAGCCATTTAAATAACAAGGATTGGTTGTGGAGTAAAATATTTGAAAACATAATGCCCCCATTCTTTTTTGGTAGTTACAAAGTGTTCCAATCAACGAGATGAATTCTCCTTTGATTCCCACCACCAGACTAGAGAAAGTTTCGCATcagtttttcaattttctttataACTTTCTTGGGAATCTTAAATACCGAAAGGTAATAAATAGGCAGATTTGACAGACACGATTTGATTAATGTTATCTTACCTGCCATAGATAGGACTTTCCCTTTCCGGAATGCAAGCTTACTTTCAATTTTGCTGATGATGGGCTGCCATCtatgggtgagcattcggttcaaactgaaccgaactgaacgaaaccaaatcgaatcaaatcatgaaaactaaattatatattttagaaaccaaatcaaactaaaatggatgaaaaatcgaatcgaaacaAACCACTCTATTTCTGTTCGGTTCGGTTCAAATTGatctgttttatttttttttagttttttatttagacttgattttcaagttatttggtttgattttgacTTTTGTTTTAAtcaaataaccattaatcaatgaaattaaacaatttatatatatataattacatataattcataaattttccataaaaataa contains these protein-coding regions:
- the LOC131183748 gene encoding uncharacterized protein LOC131183748: MPNYVKFLKEILSKKRRFEDYEKMMLNEECSAIILNKLPLKSKDLRSFIIPCKIGNCEFDKALCDLGASINLMPYSVFRKLRLGEVKSTTISLQLADRSMVIPRCVVKDVLIKVNKFIFPVDFVVLDMVEDKEVPLILGRPFLATSKALIDVHKGTLTFRVGHEEVKFNVSSTSKVSMEKDECFRIEVVNESLSNLFSEPKLNDFDKIIV
- the LOC131183761 gene encoding uncharacterized protein LOC131183761, with the protein product MRALDASFPFSGANLLVTVDAVKCWTNQVRSRPAVSWSPLPSDSFKWNVDGSSIGKPGRSGICGVLRDSFGNIICLFSCFVGIIDSNAAELLVISKALEVSVNLMNAVSWFHNLESAPWRFSSVANSIIECKSHLPALLVKHIPREANAFADNLAKQGVFHYDNFIVFL